tgatttaaacttTGGGCCCAAAAGGTTTAATTAAAATCCAATTTTACGGCCACATCATCTCTACCCTACACGTAATACCCTTTTAGATTACGTACACGTCACGCGCCGAATGtgttctctttctcttttttcttttttcttttttcttttttatttttatgggTTCGTTAGGAGTGTGatagagagagatagagagagatagagagagttattttattttacaaataaataaataaataaaagaagaaaagaaataaaaacgcACCGCACGGGTGGGTATAGAGGCCACGTCATCAAATCTCTGTCGCTTCTTGCTAATTGACCACTTTGCCCATGAAACGACAATACAtctttactattattattattagttaattaCCCCCGTGAACCCTTTACtctaattattcattttttcttccctACAAATTTGggactttcatttctttacttACCTATTCAACCCTTCCCAATACTACATTTCTATCTCAATCCAAACTTACCCACAACTATCCATTATATTCCAATCCTCTTTACTCTTCTAATTTCACAACTTTctgtttattatattattattgaagttTGTATCTCATAATTTTCCGTTGAAATATAAGATTTTTAGTTCTAAactaaaaacgaaaaataaaatgattatcaaacgCAGtcttaataattcaaatttatttttaaaaagtatatatgaaaattatacaAATCAAATACGAAAACGAAGGGATTGTAATAATAATTGCAAAATCACCCCAAAAGGTGCTCCCTTTACTTTTTCAACTTACTTAGATTGATAACATTAATTTTTACCAAGTTTGAGTTTGACAAAGGAGTAATAATGTGTGGTAAAAGTTGCGAGTATATACACTAACACAACGCATTTATTTCATgttacattatattatatagttttaatttctttctaatgTACTATCTGATCATCTATCAATTATACATACCAAGTAgtcatttaaatattattctctacatctctcttcattttcaactttacaTTCATTAACAcgcaattttctttttaacttttttttaatgaatattgaaagaaatgaataattatatgTGGCATGCACtacaaaaattgttatatgtttttttggGATAAAGGTTATGTGTCACGTGTGGTTCTTGGATCACGTGTAAAAACATACAAGTTGCTTCATGTCAAAGTGAtatgttgtatatatatatatataaataaaatggagccatgttgaagaaattaattaatagaatacTTAAGGAAAGAAGTTCACATTGGGAAATAATACATATGAAAATGACAGCCATGTAACACTCATTAACACATGCAAACACACCCTTAAATAcctctttcttctctcaatatcatttcttttttcttcttcaattccaTCACCCCattattcatcttttctttctcatctcCCCCAAaaccattaattttttatttattatattattacattTAGTTTCACTTAACTCttgttaatttaataagaGACCATCTTCTATTCCAACCCATGCaatcttatttataatttgtcactctttttaactaattgttttaaaagataaaactattcaagtatagcaaaatgtcatattttgattcattttactacatttgaaaacattttttatattaatttttttattctaacaAAGAAGTCACATGGGCAAAATTTGCACACAAGTCCATTTGTACTTGGTTTACAATCtaccttttatattaaaatcaaaatttactcttttatcaattttttttactattatgtCAAGTATATTTCCTTCtatatcatcaaaattttgaatggttCAATACTTTTATAACAACTGTTTTCCTGAACTTGTAGAAATAATctgtattaaataaaatatcttacaCTTTACTcatgtaatttcttttctaaaaaaatgaacatatattaaaatattaaaaactgaaaacaattatataaatgtaatttaaaaatacgAATATAGAATTTGTATTTCAGACTATAAAAATCAGAAATAATTAAGGACgaaattcattaaattaaacatcatcAATAACTTATACACATATTATATGTATCCACGgaataacaattaattagaGAGGTCCAATTATAATGTGAAACCGAGTCTTAAAAAATGACATGATGATGATAGAGGGATggattgaaataaaaaaaaaatgattgggTTTGGCCCTAAGTTCAAAACCATTGACCAATTGTCTACTTTAAGTTGGGTACACATGGACATGTTAACATTGGGATCTTCATAAGGGTTTTGTTTGGTAACCTCaacaattatgaaattaaatgttgtgttaattaaatgtaatataaaagtataaaggcaataaataaagtttgaatgaaaaagaggaaagggagagggagagggagagggagaggtgGGGAGTTTGGGTCAAATCTCCAACTCCAAAACTGAGCAGCGAAGAGAGACAAGCACAAGCACCAAAACGGCGACACAAAATGGTGGACGGCACATGACTATTCCCTCAATCCCACGTGTGCTTGCATTGAACGTGCAACTTTAACTCACTCACtaattctataaataattGTTCTTATTATTCTTCAATGGCTTCGCTAATGTGTTTTCTTTGGgatttgcaaaagaaaaaagaaaaaaaaaaatcccctTTTTCTTGgtcttcaaatttcaaaacaaagcCATGAAATTTTTGAATGGATTTGGAGTTGGGTGTAGAAAATGTTACCCCAGGTGCATTAGGGGGGGTTTAGGTTGGACCATGATTTGGTTCCACCATTAACATTATGCATTAAATTCTTTCCCCATTCCATGTGCAAAGGTTCCACATTTATGACTCAAAGCTACAACTTTGGTTATTATAACCCATCTCAAAAAGGGACAACATCAGAATAGAAACTTTGGATCTGAAAAAATTTTccattgaaaatgaaatgtttgtATTCGATTCGGGAGAGATCTATCTAAACCCTATTCTTAAAATCTCTACTctacaaaatttattcaatGTGTGTGGTTTGCCTCTTAGTAGTCATCACTAAATATTaagtttgaaattcaattcTCGTTCTCTCCTTTATCCCTTCCCACATGACTATGATGTTATCTATTTATCTTAAAATGCTTATTCTCAAAAGGTAATCAACAAAGGTTTGcttcaagttatttttcttcaatttacaCCATAATTTCACAAGACAACCCACATTCTACGATGATTTAATAGATGACCGCTATGAGTTGAATTCATGAGCTAATAgtactttatcaaaattataccCTGTTTatctccaaaaagaaaaaaaaaaaaaaaacaacacaactATGAGTAGACTAAGCATGCATAACTTAAAGAGCTTTTATATTTATGCCGCCATGATAAAgaaaagtgtatttttttttcttttttctttctgtatAAGTAGTAACTTCAAACTATTTTAAGCATTTATTAATAATCTCAATGAACTTGTACATTCCTCCTAAACTCAATGTTCCATGTACAGATAAAAGCAGAATTATCAACCACGTGGTAGCAGTctccaaaatcaattttcattaGGTTTGGGGTTGTGTAAGGCAAAATTCAATACCATTGACAGAGATCTTTGAGGCGAGTCATTAACATGCATAATGTTGACATCAAGTAAGATCCGGTTAAGACATAATATTTATAGACAGTTAcatttgataatgatacacaGTAAGACAAAAACatgattaataaaatgattgagatttgagtctttttttttcccaggAAACAAGCAGAATTCTGGAGCAGATACATTTCTTGGGTTCATTTTCCCTTGTCATCAACACAATCACGAAAGACTATGCAAATATGCTCAAAGGGCCAGTCTTGTTTGAAGCATCTAATCCATTTTCACCACTTCTCATTCCATCCATCAATGtcctacaaaatcaaaatctcaattttcattcattgtttttcttgattCAAACACAAATGTGCAGAGCAAGAAATGGAAAGTTCATCCATACCTTCCCAGCTTGTCTGAACCCGAGTCCGTTAGTATCGTCAATCTTCTAGCTGTTTTGATGAAATCACTGAAGTGACAAGGAAGAAGACTTGATATATAAGTTGATTGAGAGTGAGTGTATCTGTGATCAATAAACTATCAGATTTGTTGATACCTGAATGGTTTATCTCCAGCTTGTTTCACAGCACCTGTTGCATCTTGGTATAAAACATGGCTAAGAATGTCTGGTTTTTCCATTCCGAACATATTCGCAAGCCTCCTGTATAGTTCTTCATATGAACTGATGACCGAAAGGTTGAGTGTCCGGCCCACGTCTTCTGACTCCATAAATACCTTGCAGTGACCGATGTCTAGGCCCAGTTCAGTGGCTTGATAACCCTGGTACCATGGAAATCCTACTCCTGGTGATTTGTTTGGAGAAACTTGCTGCTTGAAAGTGGATCCTGAGCCATGGGAGAGAAACTTCACTCTCTCCAGATTCACATCTGAGGAACTTTTCTCGGTAGGAGGTGAGCGAATGTCACTGGAAGAGCTGCAAGTGATTTGCTGTTCAGTGAGTATAGGTTGACCAAAGAGTAAAAATTGATGCTTCTTCACCGAATCGGATCTTTCCAACTTTGGACCAGTCTTTTCCCCGTTTTGCAACACCGAAGAGTTATGACTGCTGCTGTCTCTGTGGTCTGTAACTGATCTATTAGAAATCCTAGAGTGAAAATCAATCTGCTGAAAACTGGACGGAACCAGCCCTAATTGCAGTTTGTTGTTGAGATGGAAATCTGATAAAGATATTCCAAATTGAGTATGCCTGGCTCCCTGTATGCCTACAGAAGTGTTATCAGATAAACAACACATGGGACTGCTTGGCCTAAGGGTATTGCTTGAAAACGATGACGACAGTGGGAATTGGCTGTCGAGGGGAAAGTCTGGATGTTGTGGTAGTCGAAATTTCTTTCTTGGTGGAGAAAACGGTGATAATTGAATGACGGGCATGTTCGATACCAGTTCAACCAACCATGGACTAACACGCTTCACATTCTGTAACAAATCTGGTTCATCCCATGTCACCTGCAGGTAGGGTTTTACCGTATaaattcaagaacaaaattacaCTATGAACCACACTACTTTAACAATGCAATCGGATCATCCATCAGGAAGCAGAAATGAAGGCCTGACGAcataggaaaaggaaaatgactTCGAGATAAAGCATGAcgaaaatatgatataatgaAGGAGGCATTCTTCTACCAAAATCAAACCTGAACCGCATTCACCAGAATAGAAGAACTTGCCCCACATTCTATCAGCCACACACATAAGATCAAATCCTATTTATCCCACATTGATAAATTCTCAAAGAACAAAAGTGCAAAAGAGGGGTAACCTATTGAACCCAGAAAGAGTATCTTCTTTCTGAGCACCTAGAAATCTTCCAGATCACGGGAATAAATGAAACCAGACAAAATCAAATCTTTGGTACTAAACAGCCAGCTTCTCAGGTGAATTAATGCACTTCAATAACAGTATCCGGAGCAGAAGAAATtgtaaaggaaaatgaatgaAACAGAGAGAAGACGAAGGAGGAGATACCTGAAGAAGCCGCCATGGAGAATTAGGCCAACGGATAGGATCAGCAACTTGAACAGAAGAAATGGTGCCCATAAACCAACTAATCCGAGAAGAATCCTCAGTCTCAAATGGCATCTTGAACCTCATACCAGAGCACCATTGGATCCTCATGGCGGCTCTCACCGATGAGGCCTTAACACAAAACTCCGGCGTGCTGGCACGTGGGTAATAAACCACCTCAAAAGGCTGTCCACTCGCCGCAAGCGCTGCCGCTTCCATCACTGATTCCGGCCTGACTTTACCTTTTCCCCTCAAATTCCCACCACTACCACTGGAACTTAAAGACCCTTTTCTACTCAACTTGTTGTCATCATCTCTCAAAAACATCGTCAATCCACCGTAAGGTGGGATGCAATTTCCACCGCCGGGATTCCATCCGTACGGGTGATCGGAGGCACACCCAATTGCGCGTTTGGCTCGCCGGATTCCGACACAGAGGTCGCCATTTTTGGATCTTAGAAAAACAATCGAATCACCGGCGACGAGCTTCTTCTGATTCACAAAAGTACTCCACCCAGTAGTCAACAAATGCCGGCGAGGCGTCCCCCTGTATATATGGCGGAACTTCCAAACCTCGCCATGAACATCCTTGGCAATCACCGTCTGAACCGGCGGATCCGCCGTGTAATCCAGCCGTGGAAAAATCGTCTCTGCACAGTACCTCGGAACCGAGAACCCACCGCCGTTGTTGGCATCGGATTGAGTCAACGTCTTGGCAAAGGAAGCCGGTTTCTCCATATTGTTCTCAGACCCACTACTCCCAAACCCACCTTCTTCCTCAAAATTAAGGTCGCTGTTCGGCAGTGGAACCATTCTTACGTTAGCAAAAACCTCATCTGTTTCAAGGTCAGC
This DNA window, taken from Cucumis sativus cultivar 9930 chromosome 6, Cucumber_9930_V3, whole genome shotgun sequence, encodes the following:
- the LOC101216500 gene encoding auxin response factor 18-like; amino-acid sequence: MKEAEKILDPQLWHACAGGMVQMPAINSKVFYFPQGHAEHAQATVDFTSSLRIPPLIPCRVLAVKFLADLETDEVFANVRMVPLPNSDLNFEEEGGFGSSGSENNMEKPASFAKTLTQSDANNGGGFSVPRYCAETIFPRLDYTADPPVQTVIAKDVHGEVWKFRHIYRGTPRRHLLTTGWSTFVNQKKLVAGDSIVFLRSKNGDLCVGIRRAKRAIGCASDHPYGWNPGGGNCIPPYGGLTMFLRDDDNKLSRKGSLSSSGSGGNLRGKGKVRPESVMEAAALAASGQPFEVVYYPRASTPEFCVKASSVRAAMRIQWCSGMRFKMPFETEDSSRISWFMGTISSVQVADPIRWPNSPWRLLQVTWDEPDLLQNVKRVSPWLVELVSNMPVIQLSPFSPPRKKFRLPQHPDFPLDSQFPLSSSFSSNTLRPSSPMCCLSDNTSVGIQGARHTQFGISLSDFHLNNKLQLGLVPSSFQQIDFHSRISNRSVTDHRDSSSHNSSVLQNGEKTGPKLERSDSVKKHQFLLFGQPILTEQQITCSSSSDIRSPPTEKSSSDVNLERVKFLSHGSGSTFKQQVSPNKSPGVGFPWYQGYQATELGLDIGHCKVFMESEDVGRTLNLSVISSYEELYRRLANMFGMEKPDILSHVLYQDATGAVKQAGDKPFSDFIKTARRLTILTDSGSDKLGRTLMDGMRSGENGLDASNKTGPLSIFA